A genomic region of Brachionichthys hirsutus isolate HB-005 unplaced genomic scaffold, CSIRO-AGI_Bhir_v1 contig_1146, whole genome shotgun sequence contains the following coding sequences:
- the LOC137916647 gene encoding coiled-coil domain-containing protein 107-like isoform X1, which produces MVLSASHQVALAFTAVLFMFVVLPRLFGVGGGPGAKETRFDSRYGRKAAGPGPGAVRSQPIGSLGSPQNPESVQQMKKLMEQELKNDKFKSSSNKGYVFTLMPLYAIGVGVFAAYKFLKIKSADDQAQKDKFAKGAKKSAEAENQLNELEQRLTQTERMLNSILTQLDPLTNCVKSVAQEQKNEIMSQLHTIRHLMKKRGMECPPLNVNEASCGRNLDDLIESLGVGDASAAAGESPVEERSSAGDAQAPGKVYEECMEAATEGEEMKELLPEEEEEEGEAAHQEEEEEDSREEERSSNDGLEDSQLIHPTKKSFESNVEELGAERPPSGLRRRNRPE; this is translated from the exons ATGGTTCTGTCCGCATCGCATCAAGTCGCCTTGGCTTTCACGGCTGTGCTGTTCATGTTCGTCGTCCTGCCCAGGCTGTTTGGCGTCGGTGGCGGACCCGGAGCGAAGGAGACTCGGTTCGACTCTCGCTACGGCAGGAAAG CAGCGGGTCCAGGGCCCGGCGCAGTAAGAAGTCAGCCCAtcggttctctgggttctcctcaGAACCCAGAGAGCGTGCAGCAGATGAAGAAGCTGATGGAGCAAGAGCTGAAGAACGACAAGTTCAAATCCAGCAGCAACAAGGGCTACGTGTTCACGCTGATGCCGCTCTACGCCATCGGCGTTGGAGTGTTCGCAGCCTACAAGTTTTTAAAG atCAAGTCGGCCGATGACCAGGCACAAAAGGACAAGTTCGCAAAGGGAGCCAAAAAGTCAGCAGAGGCAG AGAACCAGTTGAACGAGCTGGAACAAAGGCTCACACAGACGGAGAGGATGCTCAATTCCATCCTCACCCAACTGGACCCGCTCACCAACTG cgtGAAGTCGGTGGCCCAGGAGCAGAAGAACGAGATCATGTCTCAGCTTCACACCATCCGCCACCTGATGAAGAAGAGAGGAATGGAGTGTCCGCCGCTGAACGTCAACG AAGCATCCTGCGGACGCAACCTGGACGACCTCATAGAGTCGCTGGGAGTCGGTGATGCCTCCGCGGCGGCGGGCGAGTCCCCGGTAGAGGAGCGGAGCTCGGCAGGAGACGCGCAAGCTCCTGGAAAGGTTTATGAAGAATGTATGGAAGCTGCAACGGAAggtgaggagatgaaggagctcctaccagaggaggaggaggaggagggggaagcagcgcatcaggaggaggaggaggaggacagtaGGGAGGAGGAGCGCAGCAGCAATGACGGACTGGAGGACTCTCAGCTCATTCATCCAACGAAGAAGTCATTTGAGTCAAATGTTGAGGAGCTTGGAGCCGAGCGGCCTCCGTCGGGCCTCAGACGACGCAACAGGCCTGAATGA
- the LOC137916647 gene encoding coiled-coil domain-containing protein 107-like isoform X2: MVLSASHQVALAFTAVLFMFVVLPRLFGVGGGPGAKETRFDSRYGRKAGPGPGAVRSQPIGSLGSPQNPESVQQMKKLMEQELKNDKFKSSSNKGYVFTLMPLYAIGVGVFAAYKFLKIKSADDQAQKDKFAKGAKKSAEAENQLNELEQRLTQTERMLNSILTQLDPLTNCVKSVAQEQKNEIMSQLHTIRHLMKKRGMECPPLNVNEASCGRNLDDLIESLGVGDASAAAGESPVEERSSAGDAQAPGKVYEECMEAATEGEEMKELLPEEEEEEGEAAHQEEEEEDSREEERSSNDGLEDSQLIHPTKKSFESNVEELGAERPPSGLRRRNRPE, from the exons ATGGTTCTGTCCGCATCGCATCAAGTCGCCTTGGCTTTCACGGCTGTGCTGTTCATGTTCGTCGTCCTGCCCAGGCTGTTTGGCGTCGGTGGCGGACCCGGAGCGAAGGAGACTCGGTTCGACTCTCGCTACGGCAGGAAAG CGGGTCCAGGGCCCGGCGCAGTAAGAAGTCAGCCCAtcggttctctgggttctcctcaGAACCCAGAGAGCGTGCAGCAGATGAAGAAGCTGATGGAGCAAGAGCTGAAGAACGACAAGTTCAAATCCAGCAGCAACAAGGGCTACGTGTTCACGCTGATGCCGCTCTACGCCATCGGCGTTGGAGTGTTCGCAGCCTACAAGTTTTTAAAG atCAAGTCGGCCGATGACCAGGCACAAAAGGACAAGTTCGCAAAGGGAGCCAAAAAGTCAGCAGAGGCAG AGAACCAGTTGAACGAGCTGGAACAAAGGCTCACACAGACGGAGAGGATGCTCAATTCCATCCTCACCCAACTGGACCCGCTCACCAACTG cgtGAAGTCGGTGGCCCAGGAGCAGAAGAACGAGATCATGTCTCAGCTTCACACCATCCGCCACCTGATGAAGAAGAGAGGAATGGAGTGTCCGCCGCTGAACGTCAACG AAGCATCCTGCGGACGCAACCTGGACGACCTCATAGAGTCGCTGGGAGTCGGTGATGCCTCCGCGGCGGCGGGCGAGTCCCCGGTAGAGGAGCGGAGCTCGGCAGGAGACGCGCAAGCTCCTGGAAAGGTTTATGAAGAATGTATGGAAGCTGCAACGGAAggtgaggagatgaaggagctcctaccagaggaggaggaggaggagggggaagcagcgcatcaggaggaggaggaggaggacagtaGGGAGGAGGAGCGCAGCAGCAATGACGGACTGGAGGACTCTCAGCTCATTCATCCAACGAAGAAGTCATTTGAGTCAAATGTTGAGGAGCTTGGAGCCGAGCGGCCTCCGTCGGGCCTCAGACGACGCAACAGGCCTGAATGA